A region from the Phycisphaerales bacterium genome encodes:
- a CDS encoding YebC/PmpR family DNA-binding transcriptional regulator, whose product MAGHNKWSKIKHRKAVVDKRRGKVWTKIAKTIIVAAKNGGGDPDSNLALRYAIDEARYANMPRDTIERAIKKGAGGGDTSTYETIRYEGYGPGGVAIIVDALTDNRTRTITDVRTTFTKFDGNVGASGCVAYMFQHLGRISIDAKGVDEERLMEVALEGGATDVLPPDDPVEDQPATWTVITPAQAFQEAKSCLTAAGFGITDALLAMVPDTTTALSADAAADLESLVEMLEDLDDVQAVFTNAE is encoded by the coding sequence TTGGCCGGCCACAACAAATGGAGCAAGATCAAGCACCGCAAGGCCGTCGTGGACAAACGCCGCGGCAAGGTGTGGACCAAGATCGCCAAGACCATCATCGTCGCGGCGAAGAACGGCGGCGGCGACCCGGACTCCAACCTCGCTCTCCGCTACGCCATCGACGAGGCCCGCTACGCCAACATGCCGCGGGACACCATCGAGCGCGCCATCAAAAAGGGCGCCGGCGGCGGCGACACCTCGACCTACGAGACCATCCGCTATGAGGGCTACGGCCCCGGCGGCGTCGCCATCATCGTCGACGCCCTCACCGACAACCGCACGCGCACCATCACCGACGTCCGCACCACCTTCACCAAGTTCGACGGCAACGTCGGCGCTTCCGGCTGCGTGGCGTACATGTTCCAGCACCTCGGGCGGATCTCCATCGACGCGAAGGGCGTCGACGAGGAGCGCCTGATGGAGGTCGCGCTCGAGGGCGGCGCGACGGATGTTCTGCCGCCCGATGATCCCGTGGAGGATCAGCCCGCAACGTGGACGGTGATCACGCCGGCGCAGGCCTTCCAGGAGGCGAAGTCGTGTCTGACCGCCGCCGGATTCGGCATCACCGACGCCCTACTCGCGATGGTCCCCGACACGACGACGGCCCTCTCCGCCGACGCCGCGGCCGACCTCGAATCGCTCGTGGAGATGCTCGAGGACCTCGACGACGTGCAGGCGGTCTTTACCAACGCGGAGTGA